Proteins from a single region of Theobroma cacao cultivar B97-61/B2 chromosome 10, Criollo_cocoa_genome_V2, whole genome shotgun sequence:
- the LOC18585704 gene encoding protein NRT1/ PTR FAMILY 7.2 — MACLNNNCKEVSIEKKMIKEEESYTLDGAVDRHGRPAIRGRTGTWVAGILLLVNQGLATLAFFGVGVNLVLFLTRVLGQDNADAANNVSKWTGTVYIFSLLGAFLSDSYWGRYKTCAIFQAVFVVGLVLSSVSTSVFLLKPSGCGDEDTSCGSHSAFHIVFFYFAIYLVALGNGGYQPNIATFGADQFDEEDPKEGHSKIAFFSYFYLALNLGSLFSNTILGYFEDQGMWVLGFWASAASAFVALVLFLIGTPRYRHFKPTGNPLSRFCQVLVAASRKWKVQMTPGGENLFEVEKKESATNGARKILHTEGFRFLDRAAIMTPRDYADGQEKNIDGRNPWSLCTVTQVEEVKCILRLLPIWLCTILYSVVFTQMASLFVEQGAAMKTTISNFHIPAASMSSFDILSVATFIFIYRRVLDPIVARIKTKPKGLTELQRMGIGLVIAILAMVSAGIVELFRLKYADKDCPSCENASSLSIFWQVPQYMLIGASEVFMYVGQLEFFNGQAPDGLKSFGSALCMTSISLGNYVSSLLVTIVMKISTRDDMPGWIPGNLNRGHLDRFYFLLAALTTADLVVYIICAKWYKYIKFEGRSGEDNSTDGQAAAELKV; from the exons ATGGCTTGTCTAAATAACAATTGCAAAGAG GTGAGCATTGAGAAGAAGATGATAAAGGAGGAAGAGTCATATACCTTAGATGGAGCTGTGGATCGACATGGTCGTCCCGCTATTCGAGGCAGAACTGGAACATGGGTTGCTGGAATTCTACTTCTAG TTAATCAAGGTCTGGCAACATTGGCATTCTTTGGAGTTGGGGTCAACCTGGTGTTGTTCTTAACGAGGGTGCTGGGCCAGGACAACGCAGATGCTGCAAACAACGTCAGCAAATGGACTGGGACGGTCTACATTTTCTCTTTGCTTGGTGCCTTTCTTAGTGACTCTTACTGGGGAAGGTACAAGACTTGTGCCATATTCCAGGCTGTCTTTGTTGTT GGCTTGGTGCTGTCATCGGTTTCAACCTCCGTATTCTTACTCAAGCCTAGCGGCTGTGGTGATGAAGACACTTCATGCGGATCTCACTCCGCTTTCCATATCGTGTTCTTCTACTTTGCCATATACCTCGTAGCCCTTGGAAACGGAGGTTACCAGCCTAACATCGCCACTTTTGGGGCTGATCAGTTTGATGAGGAAGACCCCAAAGAAGGGCACTCAAAAATAGCCTTCTTTAGCTACTTTTACTTGGCTTTGAACCTTGGATCACTCTTTTCAAACACCATATTGGGCTATTTTGAGGATCAGGGCATGTGGGTACTTGGATTTTGGGCATCCGCTGCCTCTGCCTTTGTGGCATTAGTCCTGTTTCTGATCGGGACACCCAGATATAGACACTTCAAACCTACGGGCAACCCTCTCTCAAGGTTTTGCCAAGTATTGGTTGCTGCATCAAGAAAATGGAAGGTTCAGATGACACCAGGAGGAGAGAATTTGTTTGAagtggaaaaaaaagaatctgCCACGAATGGGGCTAGAAAGATACTCCACACAGAAGGTTTCAG GTTTTTGGATAGAGCAGCAATTATGACACCCAGGGATTATGCTGATGGGCAAGAGAAAAATATCGATGGTCGCAATCCATGGTCCCTCTGCACAGTAACACAAGTAGAAGAAGTCAAATGCATACTGAGACTCCTCCCAATATGGCTATGCACCATACTCTACTCTGTGGTTTTCACTCAAATGGCATCACTCTTTGTAGAACAAGGAGCTGCCATGAAAACTACAATTTCAAACTTCCACATCCCAGCGGCGAGCATGTCTAGTTTTGACATACTCAGTGTGGCaacattcattttcatttacaGGCGAGTTCTTGACCCTATTGTTGCAAGAATAAAGACAAAACCAAAGGGCCTCACCGAGCTCCAGAGGATGGGGATTGGCCTTGTTATAGCTATACTGGCAATGGTCTCAGCTGGAATTGTAGAGCTTTTCAGGTTAAAGTACGCAGACAAAGATTGCCCGAGCTGCGAAAATGCCAGCTCTTTGAGCATATTCTGGCAAGTTCCTCAGTATATGCTTATAGGAGCATCTGAGGTATTCATGTATGTTGGTCAATTAGAGTTCTTTAACGGGCAGGCACCAGATGGGTTAAAGAGCTTTGGAAGTGCACTTTGCATGACATCCATATCACTGGGGAATTACGTGAGTAGCTTGCTAGTGACAATTGTTATGAAAATATCTACAAGAGATGATATGCCTGGATGGATCCCAGGAAACCTCAACAGAGGTCATCTAGACAGATTTTATTTCCTGTTAGCAGCTTTGACAACAGCTGATCTAGTGGTGTACATAATTTGCGCCAAGtggtataaatatattaagttCGAAGGAAGGAGTGGAGAAGATAATAGCACTGATGGGCAGGCAGCAGCGGAGCTTAAAGTTTAA
- the LOC18585705 gene encoding NADH dehydrogenase [ubiquinone] 1 alpha subcomplex assembly factor 3 isoform X2 — protein MAARGRAVETLPKLIRSLRKDSPSSTRRQPLPSLRRAFSLYDQINLIDNVPEDQLRFQGYTDTGFTVNGVNYEGSLLCVGNLLTSWVPNKFSQITPDSLSIFQIIRPIPEILILGCGRNIEPVDPELRHFIRSTGMKLEALDSRNAASTYNILNEEGRIVAAALLPNGVSS, from the exons ATGGCGGCGAGAGGCAGAGCGGTAGAAACGCTGCCCAAGCTGATCAGAAGCCTGAGGAAGGACTCACCCTCTTCAACCCGGCGTCAGCCCTTGCCATCCCTCAGACGCGCTTTTTCTCTCTATGATCAGATCAATCTCATCGATAATGTCCCCGAAGACCAGCTTCGTTTCCAAGG ATATACCGACACAGGATTCACCGTGAATGGGGTCAACTATGAAGGCAGCTTGCTATGTGTGGGAAATTTGCTCACTTCTTGGGTTCCCAATAAGTTTTCTCAAATTACTCCCGACAG CTTATCTATCTTCCAAATCATACGACCTATTCCAG aaatCTTGATTCTTGGCTGTGGAAGGAACATTGAACCAGTGGATCCTGAACTCAGGCACTTCATCCGATCTACTGGCATGAAGTTGGAAGCTCTAGACTCG AGAAATGCTGCATCTACTTATAACATACTGAATGAGGAAGGTAGAATTGTGGCTGCGGCGCTGCTCCCGAATGGAGTTTCTTCATGA
- the LOC18585705 gene encoding NADH dehydrogenase [ubiquinone] 1 alpha subcomplex assembly factor 3 isoform X1, translating to MAARGRAVETLPKLIRSLRKDSPSSTRRQPLPSLRRAFSLYDQINLIDNVPEDQLRFQGYTDTGFTVNGVNYEGSLLCVGNLLTSWVPNKFSQITPDSLSIFQIIRPIPEILILGCGRNIEPVDPELRHFIRSTGMKLEALDSKHQKEPTSTTISGGSIFCFSCCREMLHLLITY from the exons ATGGCGGCGAGAGGCAGAGCGGTAGAAACGCTGCCCAAGCTGATCAGAAGCCTGAGGAAGGACTCACCCTCTTCAACCCGGCGTCAGCCCTTGCCATCCCTCAGACGCGCTTTTTCTCTCTATGATCAGATCAATCTCATCGATAATGTCCCCGAAGACCAGCTTCGTTTCCAAGG ATATACCGACACAGGATTCACCGTGAATGGGGTCAACTATGAAGGCAGCTTGCTATGTGTGGGAAATTTGCTCACTTCTTGGGTTCCCAATAAGTTTTCTCAAATTACTCCCGACAG CTTATCTATCTTCCAAATCATACGACCTATTCCAG aaatCTTGATTCTTGGCTGTGGAAGGAACATTGAACCAGTGGATCCTGAACTCAGGCACTTCATCCGATCTACTGGCATGAAGTTGGAAGCTCTAGACTCG AAGCACCAGAAGGAACCAACTTCGACCACAATCTCCGGGGGctcaattttttgtttctcctGTTGCAGAGAAATGCTGCATCTACTTATAACATACTGA